Proteins encoded within one genomic window of Microbacterium soli:
- a CDS encoding DUF2332 domain-containing protein — MTDAVRDRYDAFARREAPGRSEVYREWAAGVAADAGMRAVLARICPQHRQPPLVFAVTRLLGAPVEGYRAWRAFVMTHPDEIVAECERRTVQTNEPLRLAALLPALSLIDGPIALLELGAAAGFCLYPDRFSYRLIGADGAERLRLDPKEAPSGTVLTSVVRGELPRLRMPEIVWRAGIDLAPVDVRTPEGRAWMTALIWPGEHERAARIAAATDIVVADPPLLVAGDAAEKLDELVASAPPRATLVITTPGMLVYLPREARAALMRSIRRTRARWITIDPARLHDGWDAAAEDGFVLGVDGAAVADADPLGRWWEWRTGGDPSAA, encoded by the coding sequence ATGACGGATGCCGTGCGCGATCGCTACGACGCCTTCGCCCGACGGGAGGCGCCCGGGCGCAGCGAGGTGTACCGCGAGTGGGCGGCGGGTGTCGCGGCGGATGCGGGGATGCGTGCCGTGCTGGCACGGATCTGTCCGCAGCACAGGCAGCCTCCGCTGGTGTTCGCGGTTACTCGTCTGCTGGGCGCACCGGTCGAGGGCTACCGCGCCTGGCGCGCGTTCGTGATGACGCACCCCGACGAGATCGTCGCCGAATGCGAGCGCCGGACCGTGCAGACCAACGAACCGCTGCGACTGGCCGCACTGCTCCCCGCGCTCAGTCTGATCGACGGTCCGATAGCGCTGCTCGAGCTCGGTGCCGCCGCGGGGTTCTGCCTGTACCCCGACCGCTTCTCCTACCGACTCATCGGCGCGGACGGCGCGGAACGGCTGCGTCTGGACCCGAAGGAGGCGCCCTCGGGCACGGTGCTGACCAGTGTCGTGCGCGGCGAGCTGCCGCGGCTGCGGATGCCGGAGATCGTCTGGCGCGCCGGCATCGACCTCGCCCCCGTCGACGTGCGCACCCCGGAGGGCCGGGCCTGGATGACGGCGCTGATCTGGCCGGGGGAGCACGAGCGCGCCGCACGCATCGCCGCGGCGACGGACATCGTCGTGGCGGACCCACCGCTGCTCGTCGCGGGGGACGCCGCGGAGAAGCTGGACGAGCTGGTGGCATCCGCCCCACCGAGGGCCACCCTCGTCATCACCACGCCGGGGATGCTCGTGTACCTGCCGCGTGAAGCGCGCGCGGCGCTCATGCGCAGCATCCGTCGCACCCGCGCCCGCTGGATCACCATCGACCCGGCGCGTCTGCACGACGGGTGGGACGCGGCCGCGGAGGACGGCTTCGTGCTCGGTGTGGACGGTGCGGCGGTCGCGGATGCCGATCCGCTCGGGCGCTGGTGGGAGTGGCGCACCGGCGGCGACCCGTCCGCCGCGTAG
- a CDS encoding AAA family ATPase, protein MPDQRDLLLTPASQIPTRRQAWLWSGRIPLGTTTIFAGRGGEGKSTFALYLAALINKGELDGDLHGTRYPVLIISHEDDWSTVMNPRLMGAGADLDHVYQVKVRMTVDEITSETVPAFPIDLQLIRDAVEQTGARMIIVDPITSTISGDLHKVTDVRRALDPLTQLAQELDLAVIGIMHFNKGAGNASDKLSGSHGFRDAVRSVLLFATDEESGQRIVTVDKSNYSQERGASFAFNLTSMPVYTDDGAATDVGVVQYLGDTDVSVNDIINRGVSGDAESVDDRNAAQAFILDYLGERDAYEAPAGDVIKAGRSAGFSEQEIKDARRRCRNPRVVSQKSGGRGAGWVWAVSDEGGTKGGEGGTFSSPATFATFTPPLTPAEPDDKEAAPVSYLDHRPEIVARADMLCPVCGQPVGMTIPGYCDITDTAHANHRADAQVLL, encoded by the coding sequence ATGCCTGATCAACGTGACTTGCTACTCACCCCCGCGAGCCAGATCCCGACCCGCCGCCAAGCATGGCTGTGGTCGGGCCGTATCCCGCTCGGCACGACGACGATCTTCGCCGGCCGAGGTGGGGAAGGAAAGTCGACGTTCGCGCTGTACCTCGCGGCGCTCATCAACAAAGGTGAGCTCGACGGCGACTTGCACGGCACCCGCTACCCGGTGCTGATCATCAGCCACGAGGACGACTGGTCGACGGTGATGAACCCCCGCCTGATGGGTGCCGGAGCCGACCTGGACCACGTCTATCAGGTGAAGGTGCGGATGACCGTGGACGAGATCACCTCGGAGACGGTGCCCGCGTTCCCGATCGACCTGCAGCTGATCCGAGATGCCGTGGAGCAGACCGGGGCGCGGATGATCATCGTCGACCCGATCACGTCCACGATCAGCGGCGACCTGCACAAGGTGACGGACGTGCGTCGTGCGCTCGACCCGCTCACCCAACTCGCCCAAGAACTGGATCTCGCGGTGATCGGGATCATGCACTTCAACAAGGGCGCCGGTAACGCCTCGGACAAGCTCTCAGGCTCGCACGGGTTCCGTGACGCGGTGCGGTCGGTGCTGTTGTTCGCCACCGACGAGGAGAGCGGGCAGCGGATCGTCACCGTGGACAAGTCGAACTATTCCCAGGAGCGAGGCGCATCGTTCGCATTCAACCTGACCAGCATGCCCGTATACACCGACGATGGAGCCGCCACTGACGTTGGCGTCGTGCAGTACCTCGGGGACACCGATGTCAGCGTCAACGACATCATCAACCGGGGAGTAAGTGGCGACGCCGAGAGTGTCGACGACCGCAACGCGGCCCAGGCGTTCATCCTCGATTACCTCGGTGAGCGAGACGCCTACGAAGCACCAGCCGGAGACGTGATCAAGGCTGGACGGTCAGCCGGATTCAGTGAACAGGAGATCAAGGATGCACGGCGTCGGTGCCGTAACCCGCGTGTTGTCTCGCAGAAGTCAGGCGGACGCGGAGCCGGATGGGTATGGGCCGTGTCAGATGAAGGTGGCACCAAAGGTGGCGAAGGTGGCACGTTCTCAAGCCCTGCCACCTTTGCCACCTTCACGCCACCTTTGACACCCGCTGAGCCCGACGACAAGGAGGCCGCGCCAGTGTCGTACCTTGACCACCGCCCCGAGATCGTCGCTCGCGCCGACATGTTATGCCCGGTGTGCGGGCAACCGGTCGGCATGACCATCCCGGGCTACTGCGACATCACCGACACCGCACACGCCAACCACCGCGCCGACGCGCAGGTGCTGCTGTGA
- a CDS encoding WXG100 family type VII secretion target gives MSVFTVDTDAVLAAHGAARGTMERLQSESAALMTQLTQLQSSWTGSASLAFQQCSEQWRGAQMHVEQVLASISTALGSAASQYADADQYSASLFH, from the coding sequence ATGTCCGTCTTCACCGTCGACACCGACGCGGTCCTTGCGGCGCATGGCGCCGCCCGCGGCACCATGGAGCGGCTGCAGAGCGAGTCGGCCGCGCTGATGACGCAGTTGACCCAGCTGCAGTCGTCCTGGACCGGTTCGGCATCGCTGGCTTTCCAGCAGTGCAGCGAGCAGTGGCGCGGTGCGCAGATGCACGTCGAGCAGGTGCTGGCATCCATCAGCACCGCGCTGGGTTCGGCGGCGAGTCAGTACGCCGACGCGGACCAGTACTCCGCGAGCCTGTTCCACTGA
- a CDS encoding TetR/AcrR family transcriptional regulator translates to MTDSADAAPRRRRRGAALEAALLDAAWDELVATGFARLTMESIAARANTGVAVLYRRWANKDELVLAALERYRSTHTFELPDNGTLRDDLIDALTGMSASGSTFFAIAAATMFTGLITTGGLTPAQVRDRVFGEQRLARVRTIYQRAHDRGELDLARVPSAVLAMPFDLVRHDLLMDLKPLPPERIRSIVDDLFLPLIAAH, encoded by the coding sequence ATGACGGATTCTGCGGACGCGGCGCCACGCCGGCGCCGGCGTGGCGCCGCGCTTGAAGCCGCACTGCTGGATGCGGCATGGGATGAGCTCGTCGCGACCGGATTCGCGAGGCTCACGATGGAATCCATCGCGGCGCGCGCGAACACCGGGGTCGCCGTGCTGTACCGCCGCTGGGCGAACAAGGATGAGCTGGTGCTGGCCGCTCTCGAGCGCTACCGCAGCACCCATACCTTCGAGCTGCCCGACAACGGCACACTGCGCGACGACCTCATCGACGCACTCACCGGGATGTCGGCATCCGGCTCCACCTTCTTCGCGATCGCGGCCGCGACCATGTTCACCGGTCTGATCACCACGGGCGGGCTCACGCCGGCGCAGGTGCGCGACCGCGTCTTCGGAGAGCAACGGCTCGCTCGCGTGCGCACCATCTACCAGCGCGCGCACGACCGCGGCGAACTCGACCTCGCGCGGGTTCCCTCCGCAGTGCTCGCCATGCCCTTCGACCTCGTGCGCCACGACCTGCTCATGGATCTGAAGCCGCTCCCGCCGGAGCGCATCCGTTCGATCGTCGACGACCTGTTCCTGCCGCTGATCGCCGCGCACTGA
- a CDS encoding nitroreductase family protein, which yields MRRRTSWSKVADAAPTREQLLTLIEAAGRVADHSSLRPWRLIELRGDDRRVLGAAIAEAGGDDEPSTKPLRAPLLVAIVASYRPSAKVPRWEQQAVAAGVGHALSLLLDEAGWGVMWRTGWYTRSEPVARAHGLGEDEELLGWLYVGGRPEGRQAGRRRSVDADGLLTRMPG from the coding sequence ATGCGGCGGCGCACCTCCTGGTCGAAGGTCGCCGACGCGGCCCCGACCCGTGAGCAGCTGCTGACCCTCATCGAGGCGGCGGGCCGTGTCGCCGACCACTCGTCGTTGCGGCCGTGGCGGTTGATCGAGCTGCGCGGTGACGACAGACGAGTGCTGGGAGCCGCGATCGCGGAGGCGGGCGGCGATGATGAGCCGTCGACGAAGCCGTTGCGCGCTCCCCTGCTGGTCGCGATCGTGGCGTCGTACCGCCCGAGCGCGAAGGTGCCGCGCTGGGAGCAGCAGGCGGTGGCCGCCGGCGTCGGGCACGCGCTGAGCCTGCTGCTGGACGAGGCCGGCTGGGGCGTGATGTGGCGCACCGGCTGGTACACGCGCAGCGAACCCGTCGCCAGGGCGCACGGGCTCGGCGAGGACGAGGAGCTGCTGGGCTGGCTGTACGTCGGCGGCCGACCCGAGGGCAGGCAGGCCGGGCGTCGCCGGAGCGTCGACGCCGATGGTCTCCTGACGCGGATGCCCGGCTGA
- a CDS encoding helix-turn-helix transcriptional regulator: MDDYEELIGANIRRLREASGLSQAALAKLMNERGWTKWSQPTVAAIEKGERSLKFAEAMTLVNTEIFDVPRVEELLRVPRVDIWWATMANLATSVDAVKGAVRDFWSAQLRAARASDELLAAGEEIPEPDEMWLAGCDIAEIIAELDIRLGWELSRGIHETALIEGPLRPHLRSDLGKRQDGTPADSAE; the protein is encoded by the coding sequence ATGGATGACTACGAGGAACTGATCGGTGCGAACATCCGACGCCTGCGTGAGGCCAGTGGGCTCTCTCAGGCTGCGCTCGCGAAACTGATGAACGAGCGCGGATGGACCAAATGGTCGCAACCCACTGTTGCTGCGATCGAGAAGGGTGAGCGGTCGCTGAAGTTTGCTGAAGCGATGACATTGGTGAACACAGAGATATTTGATGTTCCGCGCGTCGAAGAGTTGCTACGAGTGCCGCGCGTGGACATCTGGTGGGCGACGATGGCGAACCTTGCAACGTCTGTAGATGCCGTCAAGGGTGCGGTTCGGGACTTTTGGAGTGCACAGCTGCGAGCGGCCCGGGCCTCAGACGAGCTCTTGGCTGCCGGGGAAGAGATTCCCGAGCCGGACGAGATGTGGTTGGCGGGATGCGACATCGCGGAGATCATCGCGGAGCTTGACATACGTCTCGGGTGGGAGCTGTCCCGGGGGATACACGAAACCGCGCTGATCGAAGGTCCCCTTCGTCCGCACCTTAGGAGCGATCTCGGAAAGCGCCAAGATGGCACGCCCGCGGACTCCGCTGAGTAG
- the msrB gene encoding peptide-methionine (R)-S-oxide reductase MsrB: MSYSVNKTEAEWREQLGEEEYAVLRNAATERPWTGELLDEKRDGLYHCGACGAELFHSGTKFESGCGWPSFYESVRPEAVTLIEDRSLGMVRTEVRCASCGSHLGHVFPDGFGTPTGDRYCMNSLALTFTPEGS, translated from the coding sequence ATGTCGTACAGCGTGAACAAGACCGAGGCCGAGTGGCGCGAACAGCTCGGCGAAGAAGAGTATGCCGTGCTGCGCAACGCCGCCACCGAACGACCGTGGACGGGCGAGCTGCTGGATGAGAAGCGCGACGGCCTGTACCATTGCGGTGCCTGCGGCGCGGAGCTGTTCCACAGCGGGACCAAGTTCGAGTCCGGATGCGGGTGGCCGAGCTTCTACGAGTCGGTGCGGCCGGAGGCCGTCACTCTCATCGAGGACCGCTCGCTGGGGATGGTGCGCACCGAGGTGCGCTGCGCGAGCTGCGGATCGCACCTGGGTCATGTCTTCCCGGACGGGTTCGGCACGCCCACCGGAGACCGGTACTGCATGAACTCCCTCGCGTTGACCTTCACTCCCGAGGGTTCGTGA
- a CDS encoding DUF3263 domain-containing protein, with protein MLGELSDRDRAILALEAAWPRHGGMKEETIRAQLGMSPARYYQLLGRLIDTEEALQFDPLLVRRLRRLREARGRSRAARTRGFVG; from the coding sequence ATGCTTGGTGAACTCTCCGATCGCGATCGGGCGATCCTCGCGCTGGAGGCGGCATGGCCGCGGCACGGCGGGATGAAGGAGGAGACCATCCGCGCGCAGCTGGGAATGAGCCCGGCGCGCTACTACCAGCTGCTGGGGCGTCTCATCGACACGGAGGAGGCCCTTCAGTTCGACCCGCTGCTCGTGCGTCGCCTGCGTCGTCTTCGCGAGGCCCGGGGCAGGAGCCGTGCGGCCCGGACGCGGGGATTCGTCGGCTGA
- a CDS encoding FAD-dependent oxidoreductase, protein MTTALIVGAGPTGLTLAIELARRGVSFRLIEAAEGPQRGSRGKGVQPRTIEVFEDLGIADRVIAHGRFAMPMRSTGPDGAVKVGGGEPAELRNRPDIPYTTSLTIPEWRVEEALRARLVELGGVVEFGTALTAFEQTDAGVTATVAVGGTTETITAHWLVGADGGHSIVRKQSGIAFVGETRDEIRMIVADIAVDGLDRDAWHMWRHPEGMVTLCPLPSTELFQYQASIAPGQDPGLGLVNLQTILEQRTGRGDLRLHEPEWATLWRANARLAEHYRDGRVLLAGDAAHIHSPAGGQGMNTGIQDAHNLGWKLAAVARGAAPELLDSYEAERRPIAAGVLAASDARLARTIARGGMSTGRTAGTLQLDVGYRGSWLSRDDRGGDALLRAGDRAPDATGLRGVDGMHRLFDLTAGGRFTLLSFGPVAGVAAPSLGLDTLEVVAEPTRIGEIADAAGQLAAAYGAREGALVLIRPDGHIGMISDGGDLRMISDHLAAIDRGEPSAR, encoded by the coding sequence ATGACCACTGCTCTGATCGTCGGCGCCGGGCCGACCGGCTTGACCCTCGCCATCGAACTCGCCCGTCGCGGCGTGTCATTCCGCCTGATCGAGGCAGCAGAAGGGCCGCAGCGCGGCTCCCGCGGCAAGGGCGTCCAGCCGCGCACGATCGAGGTGTTCGAGGATCTCGGGATCGCCGACCGCGTGATCGCGCACGGCCGCTTCGCGATGCCGATGCGCTCCACCGGACCGGATGGTGCGGTGAAGGTCGGCGGTGGTGAGCCCGCCGAGCTCAGGAACCGCCCCGACATCCCGTACACGACCAGTCTGACCATCCCGGAGTGGCGCGTCGAAGAGGCGCTGCGCGCTCGGCTCGTCGAACTCGGCGGCGTGGTCGAGTTCGGCACCGCGCTGACCGCGTTCGAGCAGACGGATGCCGGGGTGACGGCCACGGTCGCCGTGGGCGGCACGACCGAGACCATCACGGCGCACTGGCTGGTCGGCGCCGACGGCGGCCACAGCATCGTCCGCAAGCAGTCCGGCATCGCCTTCGTGGGCGAGACGCGTGACGAGATCCGGATGATCGTCGCCGACATCGCGGTCGATGGGCTCGACCGGGACGCCTGGCACATGTGGCGGCATCCGGAGGGCATGGTGACCCTGTGCCCCCTGCCGTCCACCGAGTTGTTCCAGTATCAGGCGAGCATCGCTCCCGGGCAGGATCCCGGGCTCGGCCTGGTGAACCTCCAGACCATCCTCGAGCAGCGCACCGGCCGCGGCGACCTCCGGTTGCACGAGCCGGAGTGGGCGACACTCTGGCGCGCCAATGCGCGCCTCGCCGAGCACTACCGCGACGGTCGCGTCCTCCTCGCCGGTGATGCCGCGCACATCCACTCACCGGCCGGCGGGCAGGGGATGAACACCGGCATCCAGGACGCCCACAACCTCGGCTGGAAGCTCGCGGCGGTCGCGCGAGGCGCTGCGCCGGAGCTGCTGGACAGCTACGAGGCCGAGCGTCGGCCGATCGCCGCCGGAGTGCTCGCGGCCTCCGACGCGCGGCTGGCGCGGACGATCGCGCGCGGCGGCATGTCGACCGGACGCACTGCGGGCACGCTGCAGCTGGATGTCGGCTATCGCGGCTCATGGCTCTCGCGCGACGACCGTGGCGGCGACGCTCTGCTGCGCGCCGGAGACCGTGCGCCCGACGCCACCGGGCTGCGCGGCGTCGACGGCATGCATCGCCTCTTCGATCTCACCGCCGGCGGCCGGTTCACGCTGCTGAGCTTCGGCCCGGTCGCGGGGGTCGCCGCGCCGTCCCTCGGACTGGACACGCTGGAGGTCGTGGCAGAGCCCACCCGGATCGGCGAGATCGCTGATGCCGCGGGCCAGCTCGCCGCTGCGTACGGCGCACGCGAGGGCGCCCTCGTCCTGATCCGTCCCGACGGCCATATCGGCATGATCTCCGACGGCGGCGATCTGCGGATGATCTCCGACCACCTCGCGGCGATCGACCGAGGGGAGCCATCGGCTCGTTGA
- a CDS encoding site-specific integrase, with the protein MARPRTPLSSYGRISTVEVEPGKWRARTRYRFPSGNLRQVERFAPSRAKAEMALKKALTTLQESSQSDVKRETRMKDLGVKFLASKANRAPRTVDGYRDLIQRVIDPKIGQLAISEITTERLQRFLNGVIEEHGTGTAKNTRAVLSGIMGLAVRNDALERNPVRDLAQIEGKRVGAKAIPLADLPGILEAVRGDKQLKAQGMVDLIEFIAGTGVRISEAISIDGGDVTIVAPGGVPTIGAVVTVRKSKTDAGVRRLTVPVGVAVMLAGRPLGDGPLFPTPLGKRRDRTNTSADWQAARERLGLADYTFHSFRKTVATALDQAGLSARDVAEYLGHADPHVTMRTYMSKAVGGSRAADALDSFMHVRHD; encoded by the coding sequence ATGGCACGCCCGCGGACTCCGCTGAGTAGCTACGGCCGGATCTCGACGGTCGAGGTCGAGCCGGGGAAGTGGCGCGCCCGCACCCGCTACCGCTTCCCGTCGGGTAACCTGCGCCAGGTAGAAAGGTTCGCCCCGTCGCGGGCGAAGGCGGAGATGGCGCTCAAGAAGGCGCTGACGACGCTGCAGGAGAGCTCGCAGTCGGATGTGAAGCGCGAGACCCGGATGAAGGATCTCGGGGTGAAGTTCCTCGCATCGAAAGCGAACCGTGCTCCGCGGACGGTCGACGGATACCGAGACCTCATCCAGCGGGTGATCGACCCGAAGATTGGGCAGCTCGCAATCTCGGAGATCACGACGGAGCGGCTGCAGCGCTTCCTGAACGGCGTCATCGAGGAGCACGGGACCGGCACGGCGAAGAACACCCGGGCCGTCCTGTCGGGCATCATGGGCCTCGCTGTCCGCAACGACGCACTCGAACGCAACCCGGTGCGGGACCTCGCCCAGATCGAGGGCAAGCGTGTCGGTGCGAAGGCGATCCCGCTCGCCGACCTCCCCGGCATCCTCGAAGCCGTGCGCGGCGACAAACAGTTGAAGGCGCAGGGCATGGTCGACCTGATCGAGTTCATCGCCGGGACGGGTGTCCGTATCAGCGAGGCGATCAGCATCGACGGGGGAGACGTGACGATCGTCGCGCCCGGGGGAGTTCCCACTATTGGCGCTGTCGTGACCGTGCGGAAATCGAAGACCGACGCCGGCGTCAGGCGGCTCACCGTGCCCGTGGGTGTCGCCGTGATGCTCGCCGGTCGACCTCTCGGCGACGGGCCGCTGTTCCCGACGCCGCTCGGCAAGAGGCGTGACCGGACGAACACGTCTGCGGACTGGCAGGCGGCGCGGGAACGGCTCGGGCTCGCCGACTATACGTTCCACTCATTCAGGAAGACCGTGGCGACGGCCCTCGACCAGGCAGGGCTATCGGCCCGTGACGTCGCCGAATACCTCGGCCATGCCGACCCGCACGTCACGATGCGGACGTACATGTCGAAGGCTGTTGGCGGCAGCAGGGCTGCGGACGCTCTAGACTCGTTCATGCACGTTCGGCACGATTGA
- a CDS encoding LytR C-terminal domain-containing protein, with translation MPQPPRDRFDDVPRTGGRVGAHRAEQPGINGPVTLLWSAAIALVLIAAGIFISLVLMGRIDPFGTAAPAEPQQTQGVLAEVDTSYRVLILNATPQAGAVATVRKTLIDHGWQESDVLGNGGSTSEFPETTVFYVEKADEAAALGVAELLGGVKAEQSDHYAPLNVSGSPQLTVVIGMDRVETAEPSPGGGEETPAG, from the coding sequence GTGCCCCAGCCTCCCCGCGACCGATTCGACGACGTCCCCCGCACCGGAGGGCGCGTCGGTGCGCACCGCGCCGAGCAGCCGGGCATCAACGGCCCGGTCACCCTGCTGTGGTCCGCAGCGATCGCGCTGGTGCTCATCGCCGCGGGCATCTTCATCTCCCTCGTGCTGATGGGCAGGATCGACCCGTTCGGCACAGCCGCGCCCGCCGAGCCCCAGCAGACGCAGGGCGTGCTGGCCGAGGTCGACACCTCCTATCGGGTGCTCATCCTCAACGCCACGCCCCAGGCCGGTGCCGTCGCCACCGTCCGGAAGACGCTCATCGACCACGGATGGCAGGAGTCGGACGTGCTCGGCAACGGAGGGTCGACGTCGGAGTTCCCCGAGACGACGGTGTTCTACGTGGAGAAGGCGGACGAGGCGGCGGCACTGGGCGTGGCCGAGCTGCTGGGCGGTGTGAAGGCCGAGCAGAGCGACCACTACGCGCCGCTCAATGTCAGCGGGTCCCCCCAGCTGACCGTCGTGATCGGCATGGACCGGGTGGAGACCGCGGAGCCCTCGCCGGGCGGCGGGGAGGAGACTCCGGCGGGCTGA
- a CDS encoding helix-turn-helix domain-containing protein, which yields MTRTAFGELPDLATRRQVAEYTQTSIPTLARWAAEGKGPKFVRLGGAVRYKRDNVIAWIDSLGGDAA from the coding sequence ATGACACGCACCGCATTCGGGGAACTCCCGGATCTCGCCACTCGGCGCCAGGTCGCGGAGTACACCCAGACGTCCATTCCGACACTCGCCCGATGGGCAGCTGAAGGGAAGGGACCCAAGTTCGTCCGCCTCGGTGGCGCGGTCCGCTACAAGCGCGACAACGTCATCGCGTGGATCGACTCGCTCGGCGGGGACGCAGCATGA
- the groL gene encoding chaperonin GroEL (60 kDa chaperone family; promotes refolding of misfolded polypeptides especially under stressful conditions; forms two stacked rings of heptamers to form a barrel-shaped 14mer; ends can be capped by GroES; misfolded proteins enter the barrel where they are refolded when GroES binds) — protein MAKIIAFDEEARRGLERGLNTLADAVKVTLGPRGRNVVLEKKWGAPTITNDGVSIAKEIELDDPYEKIGAELVKEVAKKTDDVAGDGTTTATVLAQALVREGLRNVAAGADPIALKRGIEKAVAAITTDLLASAKEIESKEEIAATASISAADSEIGELIAEAIDKVGKEGVVTVEEAQQFGTELELTEGMRFDKGYLNPYFVTDAERQEAVFEDPYILIANQKIGNIKDLLPVVDKVIQDGKELVIIAEDVEGEALATLVLNKIRGIFKSAAVKAPGFGDRRKAQLQDIAILTGGQVITEEVGLKLENTTLDLLGRARKVIITKDETTIVEGAGEASAIEGRVTQIRREIDNTDSDYDREKLQERLAKLAGGVAVIKAGAATEVELKERKHRIEDAVRNAKAAVEEGIVAGGGVALIQAAKALEGLELSGDEATGASIVKVAIEAPLKQIALNAGLEPGVVSNKVSELPAGQGLNAATGEYGDMFAQGIIDPAKVTRSALQNAASIAGLFLTTEAVVADKPEKAPAAPAADPSGGMDF, from the coding sequence ATGGCAAAGATCATCGCTTTCGATGAGGAGGCCCGTCGCGGCCTCGAGCGCGGCCTGAACACCCTGGCCGACGCCGTCAAGGTGACCCTCGGCCCGCGCGGTCGCAACGTCGTGCTGGAGAAGAAGTGGGGCGCCCCCACCATCACGAACGACGGTGTGTCGATCGCCAAGGAGATCGAGCTCGACGACCCGTACGAGAAGATCGGCGCGGAACTCGTCAAGGAGGTCGCCAAGAAGACCGACGACGTCGCCGGTGACGGAACGACCACCGCCACCGTCCTCGCTCAGGCTCTGGTCCGCGAGGGTCTGCGCAACGTCGCAGCCGGCGCCGACCCGATCGCCCTCAAGCGCGGTATCGAGAAGGCCGTCGCGGCCATCACCACCGACCTGCTCGCCAGCGCCAAGGAGATCGAGTCGAAGGAGGAGATCGCCGCCACCGCGTCCATCTCCGCCGCCGACTCCGAGATCGGCGAGCTCATCGCCGAGGCGATCGACAAGGTCGGCAAGGAGGGCGTGGTCACCGTCGAGGAGGCGCAGCAGTTCGGCACCGAGCTCGAGCTCACCGAGGGAATGCGCTTCGACAAGGGCTACCTGAACCCGTACTTCGTCACGGACGCGGAGCGCCAGGAGGCCGTCTTCGAGGACCCGTACATCCTCATCGCCAACCAGAAGATCGGCAACATCAAGGACCTGCTGCCCGTCGTCGACAAGGTGATCCAGGACGGCAAGGAGCTCGTCATCATCGCCGAGGACGTCGAGGGCGAGGCCCTCGCGACGCTCGTGCTCAACAAGATCCGCGGCATCTTCAAGTCGGCCGCCGTCAAGGCCCCCGGCTTCGGTGACCGCCGCAAGGCTCAGCTGCAGGACATCGCGATCCTCACCGGTGGCCAGGTCATCACCGAAGAGGTCGGTCTCAAGCTCGAGAACACCACGCTCGACCTTCTGGGGCGTGCGCGCAAGGTCATCATCACCAAGGATGAGACCACCATCGTCGAGGGCGCCGGAGAGGCGTCTGCGATCGAGGGCCGCGTGACGCAGATCCGACGCGAGATCGACAACACCGACAGCGACTACGACCGCGAGAAGCTCCAGGAGCGCCTCGCCAAGCTCGCCGGCGGCGTGGCCGTCATCAAGGCGGGTGCGGCCACCGAGGTCGAGCTCAAGGAGCGCAAGCACCGCATCGAGGACGCCGTCCGCAACGCGAAGGCCGCCGTCGAGGAGGGCATCGTCGCGGGTGGTGGCGTCGCGCTGATCCAGGCGGCCAAGGCGCTCGAGGGTCTCGAGCTCTCCGGCGACGAGGCCACCGGTGCGTCGATCGTCAAGGTCGCCATCGAGGCTCCGCTCAAGCAGATCGCCCTCAACGCCGGTCTCGAGCCGGGTGTCGTCTCGAACAAGGTGTCCGAGCTCCCGGCCGGCCAGGGCCTGAACGCGGCCACCGGCGAGTACGGCGACATGTTCGCACAGGGGATCATCGACCCGGCCAAGGTCACCCGCTCGGCGCTGCAGAACGCGGCGTCCATCGCCGGCCTGTTCCTCACCACCGAGGCGGTCGTCGCCGACAAGCCCGAGAAGGCTCCGGCCGCTCCGGCCGCAGACCCCAGCGGCGGCATGGACTTCTGA